TGTCCTTTTCTCAACCTCTTACGATTCATTCAGTTTTTTCAGTATTGGACCATGGCTCTCTTGTTTTGGTCTAGGGTTCATGAGAATAAATTACGGGATTAAATAGAGCACATCAATTTTGTCTTATGTTACTTGGATTTTGGTATAAACATTTGATACCCATACATGTTCAACAagagtatatttaatttattgcaaatattttcatatatttaaagaaTCTTTTAAAGGGTTGTAGAATACGTATAAATCCAAgacttgtataaaaaaaaaattcaagaccGTCAACATAAGAGATTGTCAAGTTTACTGGTAAATATTTACTCTAATGGTAATGGTTATGAATTCAGTTAAGGCAGTTTCAGTTCCAAGACAATGGCAATATAGTAATCTCCGAATAAAAGTGACTGAAAACATGATTCTTAATTACTCCTTTACACTATGAAAAGTCCCATCAGTCTTTCTACATACAAAATTTTTGATTGTTCATAAAGCCATCTTACTTGAATTGCCTTTGGCACCTCTTTCCTCTGCTACATGCAACTCTCTTGGTTCATGCAAAAATTTGCAATTTTCTCCATAATAGCATCGTCCTTGAGAATAATATCGGCAAATTTGTTGGAAAGGAAGCCTTGTCTCTGTGGTGGAGTTGCTGGATGACAATGGTTCATGCTTTTTAGCCGTTGTCTACGATAATTCGTCTCTGGAAATTCATTTGCTATGAATCTGCCATTGGTAAGATTCCAGTATCTATCCATAGGGAAGTTTGGTTGGATGCTGTTCAAGTAAATTTTATCACCCTTTTGAAGCTTCACCTCCTGAATGCCACTGGTCTCAACCAAATTATGAGGAACTTGATCTCGTAAATGATTGTTATGACTAGAAACTGACTGACGACTTCTAATTGATAGCTTCTCCAAATCAAAAAGCAATCCTGACCCATGGTTTTGACTTGTTAGGTGTCCTCCTTCAACAATTGAACCTGATTGTTGATGTTGGGGTGCTATGAACCCTGAATTAGTATATGAACTTGGCTGTCGAGGTTGAATTtcctttgttgttgttgttgaactTAACTGGGTCTGGgactttttcttgttcttttcttctctttttaagACTCTAAAGTCCAACATGATAATAGTAACTAAAATGAGATTCTAGGAttaatctctttcttttctggATTTCTGAATTAGTGCAGAATACTTAGCATAACTCTAAACTAATATTGAATCTTTTGAATCAAAACCAACATTTACCTATTTGATCTGAGCATTTtcctcctttccttttcctgGATCCGCACTTCTCTATCTGACCTGGCTAGTAAGCCCCTTGAATGCTTTTCCACCAAAACTTTTTGCCTCTCCCCTTCATCCTCCCATCTCTGATGAATACTATTGGTAAGCTAGCATCATATTCAAAAATCAACGGACAGCTGAAAATGTAAACCATTGAAATGGTTCAAACCTGTCTCAAGGTCTTTAGTCGGTAAAGGTTTCGACCCTTGATTAGGAGGGGATGAAGTGGAGGAAGTGGTTTCTCTCCTTTACTCCAAAGGACCTCTATCTGATCACATTAGCCACAAACATTGTGTTAAGGACTATATTAACTTTGAGGCTGACATATCATCTTCTCAAAAGGATCATATCAAAACTGCATGTCTTCTGCATACTGTTGTAGGAAACTCTGCATCAAGGTTGCTCAGAGTTTTATAAAACAATGGAATCGGGTATGTATATAAACCGATTGTTTCATTCAGTGATCTTTCTCACTCAAGTTATTGCCTCAAGATATCGTTTAAGCTGTATTTGGATGTAGCCCAACTAGGAAAAACAGTAAACAGTTTAAATATCTGGTTCTCTTTATCTAATCTAAACATGTTTATTTCTGTCTTTGACTCACAGTAAATGTATGCTGCTGCTTGGCACTGCCATAGCTTTCTTTGACAATGCGCCCTACAACAATTCTTGTACCACATGGAGGACCAGAAGCTCTTCGCGATGCCATGTTAAACCTGAAacaatttgtaaataatatgTGGTAACAAGATATAGAAATCAAGGATAATTAGATAATATAAGTTGGAAGCtataagaacatatatatgCTCAACTTTTAAAGATTTTTCACATACAATTTGGAGGGCCATAATCATATCCttgctaaagaaaaaaaaatgaggaatTCAGGATAAAGTGTAGCCAAGGTCCATATCAAAGGATATTTTGCATGTATgctaaaagagaaaaaataaaccTTACATTTCATAAACATTCTGCTCAAACATAACAACATCACCAGTGCATGCATCACCTGCACCAGATTCCTTTGATTTTTagaacaaatttaaaaagaaggTAGGCACAAATCTAAAGAGTCCCATTAACTTTTATAATGTAGAAAGATACAAACTGATAGATATTAAGTGTTTCCTATATTTGTTAAGCTGGATTCGTAAACTCTGGGTTCGGTAAAATGTTCACCTTTGCAGTTCACTGCAAAGCTTGATAATGGATATTTCTTCTCCCCTCCACCATTTGAGATTCTAAAACAcagaaaaagaataattaaagaaacaaaGGCCAATCAAAGCAAGGCTAAAGAATCATGAATGATGCTAATGTAGCAAATGGATATTACTCTAAATGCTCCTTTATGCGTTGAATAAGAACATCCTTGTTTCCACTCAATCTAAGTCCATTTCTCCTCAGATAAACTTTACACTCATCTACTTTAAGCTTCTCTAGCCTCCCATCTGTCAAGCATTGTAACAAGAAACTCACATGTACATAATAAATAACCATGAAATCTATATAATTTCAGTGAAaatgatccttttttttttttttaaatttctcatttcattGTATTGAGATCATAAACACTAAcctttaataatattttgaacatTCTCGTAACTTTTATCATCAATGTGTGAAAAATCCATCCCCAACTCTGGGTCTTTCACATTACTGAAATCAGAATCCTTGGCAAAACtgcaaatataaacaaaaaccaaaagaaatgaaaaactATAGCACAACCCATCatgttaaaactaaattttaaaagaaaacccaattaaattaaattaaatacaaatactACTATTATTACTGCATATAGGGATATGGGAATTATCATGACCTTGATTTTTTCTTGATAGACAAGTTATGGAACTTGGTGCTAGTGTCCTTGTCATTGCTGTAACTTGAGTCCGTACCCAAATGATAATCCGGGTCGGACTCAGAGTTATTACAGCAATCTTTTTCTTCAAAGATTTCATTGTAATCTTGAAAACTTTCTGGGTCAGAaattgccattgatgaattgcTAGACTAGCAGTGTGGTTCCTGGTTTTAACGTTGAGGTATGGGCTTTTAaggaagaaaatttgaaattcaaagttTTCTTTACCGTTTGGGTGTCTAATGGGCCCgaataaacatagaaaatacCCACTAATCTCTtcatttaattctaattttttatattaaaaaaaagtgaaaatggtTGACTGGCAAGATACTCTTATTACATGCGCCGCATTGTGCCTGCAATGCGGTATTTATGTTCCTGTTAGTGTTTGGCACTCCAACCTCGTTCGAAGTTATATAGGTCAAATGTGTGCTTTTTTATGACGGTATTTTATTCAAAGAATAATGGGATGTTTATATTTTAGAGGGCCTCACAATGAATGAAGTTTGTTGTTGAGAGGAGTTGGTTCCTTTGGCATGTTTTGGATCTTTAATGAATATATTGTTCTGGCAGTGTTTAGGATTTGATTTTAGTCCTAAGTTTTATCTTCCTATTTCGAGAAGAGTTTAAGAAGATTCTCAGAATTTAACCGTAACAATACCCTCAACAAGTTTTGTATACTCAATAGAGGTATTTAGCTCTCCTCGAAATAGGAAGATAAAATCTGAGACTAAAATTGAGTATGGACACCTTAAACACAATACCTCACTATTTGAGGGTCTAATTAGTTGCTCAAAGGATGACATTTCAAAAACTTCTCTTGACATAGAGTCGATCCCCTCAACACTTTTCAACCATCGTGATTTCCTTTTCAAGCATCGAAAGGCACTCCTAAGCACTCTTCAAAATTGGAGGACTAAACTTTGAGAGTATGCTATTCACGATAGCACAGTATActtaaaaagaaagatatttttgttaatgtgctaaaaatataatacaagcCTGATTCATTGAAGATTGATTGCTAGAGTTAGTTCAAGTGGTAACATGATAGGGGTGAAGCCGTGAAggcaaaaataatattttaggaATCAGaattgatttataaatttttagggagtaaaaatgaattttgccattatgttaatttataattttataaaggttaaaacaTGTCATGGGTCCCtgcaattttcataaatttgaaatttagtctttgtatttttatttctaagaatttaatccttctactttttagattttaaaattcaggttcatttgttaatattgttaaaattaatttgttaaatgtaGTTTCATTACAATGTcacctttttcatttatttcaaagtgtcatcaataaatttattagtgtttacaattggacctaaattttgaaatctaaaaagtagagagacaaaagtactgaaaataaaagtaccaaatttatgaagaatataaccttttacaaatttataattcgttagtttataattttatcattattatgcattttttttCTCAGTTTATGAGATAATATTACCATTCATTACTTCCAATATTAACAGAACATAGAGCACATAGGCTATTTGATGTTTGTAGTGGATAAAGTATTAAAGCAATGAGAGGAGCTGCCTATCATGTTTGGTTCTGACATGGCTCCTGGTAATTTCCTTCACATTGGAACAACCAGAAAGGGCCATTGTGAGTTCAAGCTCGTCTTTCAGCATTTCAAGGACTCGTCTAACTCCATTTTCTCCCTTTGCAGCTAGTCCATACAGAACTGGCCTTCCGACCTACCAAGAACGTAACAAGCAAAATTATGAATCCCAAATTATGGCCATTTGCAGGACTGAAGTCATCAATGGAGATCTATATGCTTACTAGGACAGCTTGTGCTCCAAGAGCCATTGCCTTGAAAATATCTGTTCCTTGCCGCACTCCTCCGTCCAGGAAAACCGGAACTTTTCCACCAACAGCATGAACCACCTGCAACCTCATTGTGCATACAAAAATATGGACTGAATTGGTAGCCTGCTAAATTTCACAAGTAGAAAAATGAAATCCTATTGCAGGGCAAGGAGAACACCTCTTCAAGAACAGAAATGGTTGGAGGACAATAATCAAGTTGGCGACCTCCATGATTGGAGACAATAATCCCAGCAGCACCTACTTCCAGAGCTTTCAAGGCTTGTGAATGACAGCATGAGATTTCAAAAGTTAATCAAATGAAACTAAACTGAATAAAATGTAAGCTGAACTAAGAAAGGTAGTGCCTCAACCGTACCATCTTCATGAGTGAGTAACCCTTTGATCAGAATTGGCAATTTTGTGATGGATTTCAACCATCCGATGTCCTGTAGAAATGACAATGTACTAGTTATATCAGCAAGGGGAAAGTGGAGGAGGGTGAAACAAGCTTGAGAATGGAAGTTCtgtaataaataacataaacatattACAGAAATAACATGAATGATTTATTCATATTTACCTCCCAACTGAATGAAGGGTCACGGGTCTGATTGGCCAGAGCATCTAAATTTGAACCTTTATCCTGCAAAATATATTACGCTTTATCTTTATTTCATGATAAAAAACATCAAAGAAGCATCAAATAACTCTGATGGAAGATGCAGGATTGGGAAAATTCTACTCACAGCGACAATCTTAGTCGACAATAAACCCTCCACATTCTTCAGTTCTGGTATAATGATCCTGTAGAGATTCATCAAATTAATGTTTTCACATGAGAAGCATAAGTAATAGCTTCTTTAGTGCCCGGAAACTTAATGAACGTGAGAACATTGATACTTCACTTGTTCTTGATGTCAGCCTCCCTTCGACCATGTCTTGGAGAGTCACCGGTTAGGACAATGGCCTTATATCCATTATTTTCAGCTCTTTGCACCAGCTTAGCTGTTATATCCCGTCTCTTATACACCTATTGAGAGGGAAACCAAATTAGAGTCTATTTCCTAGCAATGATATTTCTGCTGCCAACCAAAGATAAAgtctaaattataatattaaaaaagagtTTAGGCAAGGCGGAATACGCATAATTGGAAGAAGCGAACGGCATTGCAGCAGGCAGCTACTTCCTCTAAAGTGCAAGTGGATGAGATAGATAAAACCTGGAATGAGAATcaacaatgaaacaaacatTAAATCTGCACCTAATAGAGTAACAGTTCATATATATTGTACCATTATTGTGTTACATGTAGATGCTGCTCTGGCCGTTGCAATCTCTCCtggaaataaaacaaacaattgATGAATACAAGTTGGAACAAGTTGGAACAAGTTGAAAGGAATTCTCTGTAGAAGACTTAGACCTGAAGGGTTTGCCAGCTTATGTCTAGAAGTTGGAGCTATCATGACTGGCATTGAGATACTGTAACCCAATACCATAGTTGATAAATCGATGCTGCTCATGTCTACAAGAATTCTAGGCTGAATACTAAGAAGTTACAGATAATAATTAGTTATAATGATGGAACCTATTGGCTCAGTCTTGAATCGTTAGACAATTTAAGGGATTACGTGATTCTATGAAAAGCTTCTTCATTCTCCTTTAAGGTGTATTGATCTTCAGCTCCTCCAGTGAAGAAATCATAGTACATCTTTGGAAGGGTTTGCCTCGCTAGTTCTCGAAATCCATTGACATTAACAGGTTCTTCTGCCATTATCCTAGATACATATATAATGTTCTGCTACATCAATTGCAGTAATAAACCCAAGCATGAGTAATGATATACAGACCTTGGTTGCTGCAATTTCCTAAAACAGGCAAATCCCCTATCTTAGGCCTCTTAAGAATTTTGCTATTAATAATGAGGTAATACATGTTTATATCATGTACACGGTTTCTCAAGCATATCATAAATGACAGATCAAAGTTTCTTCATTGACAGAGTTGGGATGGTGAGCTAGGGCAAGATTCAGGTATAGGCATGCTGACATTAGCTGGTATGCACAGAAGTGGGAGCTAACTATTCTTAGCAACCCTATTCTTGATTAAATACAATACATAGCATGAAGTAATCTGATAACATGCATAAGAACAAATGAGAAGTGCTTAAATTGCgtcaaaaagtttaaaaaaaaaaaaccagtaCATAGTGACCCTGACCCATCAGAGCTAGGGTTTAAAGTTcatacaaaaataatgaaagcaAGCAAGCTGATCTTGGGAAAACATACCTATGACAGCTGAAAGCTTCTCCAGAATTCTTTTTAGTAAATGATAAGGTTATCCTACTAGTTTACTTGGTTATGCTAACTAATTACACTGAAAACAGGAATGTTTACAGGGAATAACTAAACTGATAAAAGAGAAGTTAGTACTGAATATGGTGTTTGCCTTCTCTGACTTTGCCACCTTGTAAACTGTGATTTTGGAGGTGATCTAATATGATAGAATTGGCTATATAATATTAGGGAATCTTACCCGTTCAGCAGTCTAGACCGTGATGACCTCTTGTCTCGACttaaatttccccttttttttaggTTAATATACTATTTAGCACATGAGTTTAactttaatgttcaatttggtatttgagtttaGTTTTCACTTTAGActgagtttttttatatttgatacttgtgtttttaatttttttcatttaagtacCCAAATTTGTCTTCactttttaatttggtaaatgagCTTTATTTTGTTTGTCCCAATTAAGTACATGCGTTTTTTTACTAGAATACAGATGTCAAACATTCATTATTAGATTTGAGTATCAAATTGACcattaaaaccaaattcaaataccaaataatatattaacccTTCCTTTTAATAAATACACCATAATCAAAGTTTTTTGCCACTAGACCAGTAGCTTAATATATCATTAGAATTTTACCttgtttgatttctttctttttgtaatttggaGGATGAATAGTgttataattttaccttttgggTCATAGGACATTGGCTCCTAGGTTCACGACATGAATCCTGGAAGCAAGTTTTTGAGAAAAGTAgataaatcattataatttttgtcaCAGATAGAGAGAAATCTATCCCAATTTTAaggtaaaaaaatcaaataaaaacatttgcAAAGCTTAAGCAGGGGTGGGGATGAGCCAAAAATAAATCATGATGAGGAAATTTGGCTATTTCATGCagtaaaaactaaattgatattATCTTAATCTTCAACATAAATCCTGCTCATGTTCGTGGCGGGCCAAGCATTAAAGAGAAAATAGACACTAGATGTGctagaatttaaattaattaccaCAAAAGGCTTTCTTTTAACTAGTTTACTATTTGTTGTTCTATTCTGGCTTTTGACATATTGAAAGAATAGTTTTGTCTTTGAACATATGCTCTTAAGGTAGGGTCTCTCCTTCACAATTCCACATTGCAAATCCGTCCCTATACTTTGCCGAATTGTATGATGAACAAAAAACCATAACTCACTCCAATGTTTGATCTCTGGGTGTGGACAACAAGCTACCCACAGCAAAACAGAGAAACCTAAGAAACTTGATGATGAGTTGTTAAAACCATGAAGCACGGTTGAAATCACCACAGCTTTGCTTTCACCCAAAAGAGGAGGAACACAACTCCTAACACGATGGCAACCGGAGCCCACTTCCGAATTAAAGCCTACAGGCAAGAGTTTCCAAACTTCAGAATTGCTAACAATAATGATCTTTAGAACGAATCAAgaacagtttcaaaaataatCCAGCCACAAATGCATGGAAAACCACTTAAGCTCTAGCTAAAGAGacttacattaaaaaattatgtagtTTGAATTGAAGGAATTAgacaacaaaattaataacccatGGTACTTAAGGCAAACTTTAATCAAACAGTCCAACATAAATCATATCACATTTAAGTGCTgatcttcttcttgatttttgtGGAGAGGGAGCAATCATACATACGTAACTAGCCATGCTTGTCTTTATGTCTATATGCAGAGCCTAGAACTCAAACTAATTGATGCATTAATTGCCCAAAGCAGACATTGATTTTTTGTGGGGAGGGAGCAATCATACTTATGTAACTAGCCATGCTTGTCTTTATGCCTATAAGCAGAGCTTCGAACTCAACTAATTGATGCATTAATTGGCCAAAGCAGACATtgacctttttttctttttcttaactGGATAGGCCAGTCCATGCTCAAGGAGCCATTTTGACATTGATCATGTACATTATATCAATCGCCTATGTTTTCTACCAGAAAATGACTTTGCAGCATGCATTTGTcaacaaaaatgtcaaaaggaAAAAGCTAAATGCCTCAACCTAATTCACTAATCAAGAAAACTAACCTGTCGATTTAAGTCTCTCGCCTTATCAGCATATATGCGAGATTCCGACGTCAAACGACTGGACATCTGACTGACCTCTGTATTGTCAGAAAAGGGAAATTAGCGCTTAGATAGTGAAAAGCAATACAATCTATCCTCAGTCAGTGAAAAGGAGAGAGATCAAAGCAACAGTAAAGACAATCTGATTAGGTGACTTCAATCTGAAGGTAATAGTTAGAAGTAAACTAAGCAGTGACAAGGTGCAACCATAAATGACTTTGCCCTTGTACTGCTAGTAGAGAATAAAAATCTACAAGCCGGGTTCTTTTAAATTGGCATAATGTGAACTGGTGAAAAGTTCCAGAAAAACTCAACAACAAAAAGACCAGAACAGCTAAATCTGACTATTAAAGGAACAAAAGCTACAAAACCAACCCATGACCTCACACTAGAAAaatgctttttcttttaaatacgAATATATAATTACAAGGAACTAAAATCATCCAGTTATCAGTTATGTTCCAGCTTGGATTACGACTTGAGggtaatttataaaagttaaattggGACAGAATCAAATATAGAGTAACAGGCTGGTCTCACCTAaacgattttttttttcacatctTTAACCAGTACATGCAATGCAGatgcattaaaattgtaaaagcaAAGTTTACCTAGCACATGATTGTAAATTTTAGCATTCCTCATGGTGCATTGATTCAAACAAAGTTCAATGAATTTTCAAACTAAATCTTATAAAAATGTCCTAAAGTAattcagaaaagaaaaaggaatctCTTACGGTCCAACTTTTCACCAACACCAAGAACTTCTTGCACATTGCGAGTCATTATTTGGTGAACTTCATAGAGTTCATCATTCAACTTTGAAATATTCCGTTGAGTACGGGTGTCCTggtataatttttttgtcttcTGTATGAATGTATCTGAAAGACAAAGAAAAAAGTACAATCAAGCCTAGGAAGAGAAAGAACACAAAGAAAAGGAGGAAGAAATACTAATTCCAAACAACAGAAAAGGAACCtaccaaatttaataaatgcATAAGGCCTGGCAGCAGTTTCAATTTGAGCTCCATTAACACGTTCAAATTCATTCTTGAGGTCTTCCAGATATTGAAAAGCAAGTTTCTTAGGATAAGAACGGTCACACATTGTCAAGTAACAAACACGACCTTCAATGATATAGCTATGAACTTAGGTCAAGGTAACACCATAATGGTATAATTCAGATGCACCTGCAAATCGTACTGAGAAAAACATACAACAGAACTTATTTCTTTCCCTCAATAGAACATAAAGTATAAACctatttcataattcaaaaaatatggCATCCAAAAAATAGACACCAGGACAAGGATACTGGAATACATAAGGACCAGTCTCGACAGACATCCTTGAAGCTTCATTATGGCCTTTAGAGAGATTCTTAAACAAAGCCTTAACTTGTTGTTTGTACATTTCGGCATCTGTCAGATCCCGACCATCATCTAGTCCCTCCGCCAGAGGAAGACCATCAGTAACACGAGCAATCATTGTCAGTTTCACCATCTTTACTCCCCTTTTTCTCAGCTTTCACAAAATCCCTTCAAACTAATAGAAACGCAAAATTAACACCttaagtaaaaattaacaaGCCAAATTCCATACCATGATATTAAAAAAAGGCACAGCGTATTTCAATTGACTATAATTCGATAATTTCATTCTCAATCTTAATGGTACAACCACCCACCACAAAgctgaaaataaatattattttccacttGAACAATTATCATtgcaaacaattaaaattaccggaaaaaaaacataaattgattcCATAATTCTGATATTCACTAAACCCTCATCATTGGTCAAAAGCAAGATCGACCCAACACTTCTTTTTCCAATCGAAAGGTCATTAATGTAATCCAAAGACAACCAATCAAGTCAATGTCATCACGATCTGACaaggaaatatatatttttcaaggATTCCAACAAAACCCAGAAATTCagtagaagaaaaaaaaatctcacaTAAGAATTTCCACAACGAacgatttttttcttcaaataagTATATGCATGCACATTTAGAAATCGATAAACAAAAGCTATTAGTTTTTAATGGAATACCTGATTAGAGCATGTAGGTCTTCGGATTTCTCCTTGATTTCAACGATCTGAGGAAGGGGAAACGACCGGTGGTCCGACAAGTCTTAATGAGATGGAAATAAATGGAAAGTGAGGGCGTTAAGAAtaggatttttatttataaaatcaaataaaaataggaaattAAATGATGGCTTTTTGAGGGTGTCGTGTTATCAGCGATTGTACCTTTGAGATTGCCGTGCGAACTCCGAAGTTTCAAAGGTACAATGCCGTCTGggagtttttttaaattagactattttcaaattttctttaaagattatatttataggtataataagtataaataatataatattttacttttattagatattaaaatcttaaaatttatcaaatttttattttaatatatagttattttataattcaaattttatatatagatataataaatataaataatataaatttttggtttttgtcctaaataaaattctattttatttgatatcaGAATcctaaattatatcaaatttcttatttcaatATACATTTGTTTTACAATAATGGAAAAAAACTATTGACGAAAGAAAAGAAGTGTTAATATATTTCAGTGAGAACAAAATCACAATTAAAAGAGGAAGTATAACAAATATTTACTTAacatcatataatattttaaaataattttaatttaattaatttttaaaatgttttaacatTTTCTCAATAATATTTCACTTAATATTTAATCCGAATTTAGGAAAATAATTgcttaatttgattaaatacgatagtaaatcaaataaaaacataaagttGAATTCGtgtaaatcaaaataaaaatattccaatttttggaataattcactttaaaataaataaatcttaaaattagacaataattttaatatgactaGTATGGAACGATATATTTCAAGtattctttgtatatttaaaatttaaatttttatttttagaaagttggtgcttttatttttcaaatttaaaattcaaatcaaattgtTAACACCATTAAATTCTTCTATCAAATTCGCtgatgtaacattttaaaattaaaaaaatactcacttaatAGTTACGTAACAAAAAAATTGGCATTGCAAtggacttgaatttaacaaataattttaatagtactaataaatcttaaaagttacatcaatattttaataaaaaagtattaGAGCTAACCAGTGACATTGTAAAAATTGAAGTACCTAGTTATGTTTTGAGTATAAAGATTGAATCCTAAATTTAAGTGTAACACagggatcaaaattaaaatttgaccattattatataatttaaaatttgagtgtaggataaaactaaaattaaaatttttctctttt
This genomic window from Gossypium raimondii isolate GPD5lz chromosome 10, ASM2569854v1, whole genome shotgun sequence contains:
- the LOC105775154 gene encoding LOW QUALITY PROTEIN: zinc finger CCCH domain-containing protein 62-like (The sequence of the model RefSeq protein was modified relative to this genomic sequence to represent the inferred CDS: inserted 1 base in 1 codon); protein product: MAISDPESFQDYNEIFEEKDCCNNSESDPDYHLGTDSSYSNDKDTSTKFHNLSIKKKSSFAKDSDFSNVKDPELGMDFSHIDDKSYENVQNIIKDGRLEKLKVDECKVYLRRNGLRLSGNKDVLIQRIKEHLEISNGGGEKKYPLSSFAVNCKGDACTGDVVMFEQNVYEMFNMASRRASGPPCGTRIVVGRIVKESYGSAKQQHTFTIEVLWSKGEKPLPPLHPLLIKGRNLYRLKTLRQRWEDEGERQKVLVEKHSRGLLARSDREVRIQEKERRKMLRSNRVLKREEKNKKKSQTQLSSTTTTKEIQPRQPSSYTNSGFIAPQHQQSGSIVEGGHLTSQNHGSGLLFDLEKLSIRSRQSVSSHNNHLRDQVPHNLVETSGIQEVKLQKGDKIYLNSIQPNFPMDRYWNLTNGRFIANEFPETNYRRQRLKSMNHCHPATPPQRQGFLXQQICRYYSQGRCYYGENCKFLHEPRELHVAEERGAKGNSSKMAL
- the LOC105776222 gene encoding peroxisomal (S)-2-hydroxyacid oxidase GLO4; amino-acid sequence: MAEEPVNVNGFRELARQTLPKMYYDFFTGGAEDQYTLKENEEAFHRITIQPRILVDMSSIDLSTMVLGYSISMPVMIAPTSRHKLANPSGEIATARAASTCNTIMVLSISSTCTLEEVAACCNAVRFFQLCVYKRRDITAKLVQRAENNGYKAIVLTGDSPRHGRREADIKNKIIIPELKNVEGLLSTKIVADKGSNLDALANQTRDPSFSWEDIGWLKSITKLPILIKGLLTHEDALKALEVGAAGIIVSNHGGRQLDYCPPTISVLEEVVHAVGGKVPVFLDGGVRQGTDIFKAMALGAQAVLVGRPVLYGLAAKGENGVRRVLEMLKDELELTMALSGCSNVKEITRSHVRTKHDRQLLSLL
- the LOC105777725 gene encoding 25.3 kDa vesicle transport protein; the protein is MVKLTMIARVTDGLPLAEGLDDGRDLTDAEMYKQQVKALFKNLSKGHNEASRMSVETGPYVFHYIIEGRVCYLTMCDRSYPKKLAFQYLEDLKNEFERVNGAQIETAARPYAFIKFDTFIQKTKKLYQDTRTQRNISKLNDELYEVHQIMTRNVQEVLGVGEKLDQVSQMSSRLTSESRIYADKARDLNRQALIRKWAPVAIVLGVVFLLFWVKAKLW